In a genomic window of Brassica rapa cultivar Chiifu-401-42 chromosome A10, CAAS_Brap_v3.01, whole genome shotgun sequence:
- the LOC103845528 gene encoding AP-2 complex subunit alpha-1 isoform X2, producing the protein MTGMRGLSVFISDIRNCQNKEAERLRVDKELGNIRTCFKNEKVLTPYKKKKYVWKMLYIHMLGYDVDFGHMEAVSLISAPKYPEKQVGYIVTSCLLNENHDFLKLAINTVRNDIIGRNETFQCLALTLVGNIGGRDFAESLAPDVQKLLISSSCRPLVRKKAALCLLRLFRKNPDAINVDGWADRMTQLLDERDLGVLTSSTSLLVALVSNNHEAYSSCLPKCVKILERLARNQDVPQEYTYYGIPSPWLQVKAMRALQYFPTIEDPSTRKSLFEVLQRILMGTDVVKNVNKNNASHAVLFEALSLVIHLDAEKEMMSQCVALLGKFISVREPNIRYLGLENMTRMLMVTDVQDVIKKHQSQIITSLKDPDISIRRRALDLLYGMCDVSNAKDIVEELLQYLSTAEFSMREELSLKAAILAEKFAPDLSWYVDVILQLIDKAGDFVSDDIWFRVVQFVTNNEDLQPYAASKAREYLDKIAIHETMVKVSAYILGEYGHLLARQPGCSASELFSILHEKLPTVSTPTIPILLSTYAKLLMHTQPRDPELEKKVWAVFKKYESCIDVEIQQRAVEYFELSKKGAAFMDVLAEMPKFPERQSSLIKKAEVVEDTADQSAIKLRAQQQPSNALVLADPQPVSGAPPPLKIPSEPQSVARSISQPNGTSSNTDPQAPSPDLLSDLLGPLAIEAPPGVVSTEQHGPTGTEGVPDEVDGSAIVPVGEQTNNVEVIGNIAERFHALCLKDSGVLYEDPYIQIGIKAEWRGHHGRLVLFLGNKSTNPLTSVQALILPPAHLKLELSPVPDTIPPRAQVQSPLEVMNIRPSRDVAVLDFSYKLGTIVVGAKLRIPAVLNKFLQPLQLTSEEFFPQWRALSGPPLKLQEVVRGVRPLALPEMANLFNSFRVTICPGLDPNPNNLVASTTFYSETTGAMLCLARIETDPADRTQLRMTVGSGDPTLTFELKEFIKEQLIAIPMGSRALVPAAAPPPPVAQPPSPAALADDPGAMLAGLL; encoded by the exons ATGACCGGAATGAGAGGACTCTCCGTTTTCATCAGCGACATTCGTAATTGCCAGAACAAGGAGGCGGAGCGACTCCGAGTTGATAAGGAGCTGGGTAACATACGCACGTGCTTCAAAAACGAGAAG GTTTTGACACcatataaaaagaagaaatatgtCTGGAAGAtgctatatatacatatgcTAGGTTACGATGTGGATTTTGGCCATATGGAGGCGGTTTCTCTTATCTCTGCTCCAAAGTATCCAGAAAAGCAG GTTGGCTACATTGTTACATCATGCTTGCTCAACGAGAACCATGATTTTTTGAAGTTGGCAATAAATACAGTGCGGAACGATATAATTGGTCGGAATGAGACTTTCCAGTGCCTGGCATTGACTTTG GTTGGAAATATTGGTGGGAGAGATTTTGCGGAATCATTGGCACCTGATGTTCAAAAGCTGCTT ATTTCTAGCAGCTGCAGACCGCTCGTAAGGAAAAAAGCGGCATTGTGCCTACTGCGCTTGTTCAGGAAAAATCCTGATGCCATCAACGTTGATGGCTG GGCGGATCGTATGACACAACTTTTGGATGAACGGGATCTCGGTGTCTTGACATCCTCGACAAGTCTTCTTGTAGCTTTGGTATCAAATAATCATGAGGCATATTCGAGTTGTCTACCTAAGTGTGTCAAAATATTGGAGCGCCTTGCTAGGAACCAGGACGTGCCTCAGGAGTACACATACTACGGCATCCCATCTCCGTGGCTCCAG GTTAAGGCGATGAGGGCTCTTCAGTATTTTCCAACCATTGAAGATCCCAGTACCAGAAAATCTCTTTTCGAG GTCCTTCAGCGGATATTAATGGGGACAGATGTTGTAAAAAATGTGAATAAGAACAATGCATCTCACGCTGTGCTGTTTGAAGCTCTATCCCTG GTCATCCATCTTGATGCTGAGAAGGAAATGATGTCACAGTGTGTTGCTCTTCTTGGAAAGTTTATTTCTGTCCGTGAGCCCAACATCAGATATCTAGGCTTG GAGAACATGACACGAATGCTAATGGTCACCGATGTCCAAGATGTCATAAAGAAGCATCAGTCTCAGATAATCACCTCCTTAAAAGACCCCGACATCAG TATTCGTAGACGTGCTCTTGATTTGCTCTATGGGATGTGCGATGTGTCAAATGCAAAGGATATAGTCGAAGAGTTGTTGCAG TATCTTAGCACAGCAGAGTTTTCCATGCGTGAGGAATTATCACTTAAAGCTGCCATTCTTGCTGAAAAGTTTGCTCCTGATCTATCATG GTATGTAGATGTGATCCTTCAATTGATCGATAAGGCTGGGGATTTTGTTAGCGATGACATTTGGTTTCGTGTGGTTCAGTTTGTAACAAATAATGAAGACCTTCag CCTTACGCCGCATCAAAAGCAAGAGAATATTTGGACAAGATTGCCATACATGAGACAATGGTGAAG GTCAGTGCTTATATACTGGGGGAGTATGGCCACCTTCTAGCTAGACAACCTGGATGCAGTGCAAGCGAACTCTTTAGCATCTTACATGAGAAGCTTCCCACAGTATC gACTCCCACCATTCCTATTCTTCTTTCCACTTATGCAAAGCTTCTTATGCACACTCAACCCCGGGATCCAGAACTGGAAAAGAAAGTTTGGGCTGTATTCAAGAA GTACGAGAGTTGTATTGATGTGGAGATACAACAAAGGGCAGTGGAATACTTTGAATTGAGTAAAAAGGGTGCTGCCTTTATGGATGTATTGGCTGAGATGCCGAAATTTCCGGAACGTCAg TCGTCATTGATTAAAAAGGCAGAAGTTGTTGAAGATACCGCAGACCAGAGTGCCATCAAGCTTAGAGCACAGCAACAGCCTTCAAATGCTTTGGTTTTGGCTGACCCACAGCCTGTTAGTGGGGCACCCCCACCTTTGAAGATTCCAAGT GAACCCCAGTCAGTAGCCCGATCTATCTCTCAGCCGAATGGAACTTCAAGTAATACAGATCCACAAGCTCCATCACCAGATCTCCTTAGCGACCTTCTTGGTCCTCTTGCTATAGAGGCTCCACCTGGAGTTGTGTCAACTGAACAGCACGGTCCCACTGGAACAGAAGGAGTTCCAGATGAAGTGGATGGTTCCGCCATTGTACCTGTTGGAGAGCAAACAAACAATGTGGAG GTCATAGGAAATATTGCTGAGAGATTTCATGCTTTATGTTTGAAAGACAGTGGTGTCTTATACGAGGATCCTTATATCCAG ATCGGCATCAAAGCTGAATGGAGAGGACACCATGGGAGACTTGTCCTCTTCTTGGGAAACAAGAGCACTAATCCACTTACATCAGTCCAAGCTCTAATACTACCCCCTGCCCATTTAAAATTGGAACTGTCTCCAGTACCTGATACAATTCCTCCTCGAGCACAA GTACAATCTCCACTTGAAGTGATGAACATCCGCCCTAGCAGAGATGTCGCGGTTTTGGATTTCTCGTACAAGCTTGGTACAATCGTG GTTGGTGCCAAACTCCGGATCCCAGCAGTCTTGAATAAGTTTCTTCAACCTCTACAATTGACATCTGAAGAGTTCTTCCCGCAATGGAGAGCACTTTCAGGACCACCCTTGAAACTTCAGGAAGTT GTAAGAGGTGTAAGACCTCTAGCTCTTCCGGAAATGGCGAACCTGTTCAACAGTTTCCGGGTGACAATATGCCCTGGGCTT GATCCGAACCCTAATAATCTAGTGGCAAGCACAACCTTCTACTCTGAAACTACAGGAGCCATGCTCTGTTTG gcAAGAATTGAAACAGACCCAGCAGACAGAACCCAACTGCGAATGACAGTAGGCTCAGGAGATCCTACCCTTACATTCGA GTTGAAAGAATTCATCAAGGAACAACTAATTGCTATTCCAATGGGATCTCGAGCTCTAGTTCCAGCAGCAGCACCACCACCACCTGTAGCTCAACCGCCTAGCCCAGCGGCCTTAGCTGATGATCCAGGAGCTATGCTTGCTGGTTTACTATAA
- the LOC103845527 gene encoding glucomannan 4-beta-mannosyltransferase 2 codes for MDGVTPKFVLPETFDGVKMEITGQLGMIWELVKAPVIVPLLQLAVYICLLMSLMLLCERVYMGIVIVLVKLFWKKPHKRYKFEPIQDDEELGSSNFPVVLVQIPMFNEREVYKLSIGAASGLSWPSDRLVIQVLDDSTDPTVKQMVEMECQRWASKGINIRYQIRENRVGYKAGALKEGLKRSYVKHCEYVVIFDADFQPEPDFLRRSIPFLVHNPNIALVQARWRFVNSDECLLTRMQEMSLDYHFTVEQEVGSSTHAFFGFNGTAGIWRIAAINEAGGWKDRTTVEDMDLAVRASLRGWKFLYLGDLQVKSELPSTFRAFRFQQHRWSCGPANLFRKMVMEIIRNKKVRFWKKVYVIYSFFFVRKVIAHWVTFCFYCVVLPLTILVPEVKVPIWGSVYIPSIITVLNSVGTPRSIHLLFYWILFENVMSLHRTKATLIGLFEAGRANEWVVTAKLGSGQSAKGNTKGLKKFPRIFKLPDRLNTLELGFAAFLFVCGCYDYAHGKNNYFIYLFLQTMSFFISGLGWIGTYVPS; via the exons ATGGATGGTGTTACACCGAAGTTTGTGTTGCCGGAGACATTCGACGGCGTGAAGATGGAGATCACAGGCCAACTAGGCATGATCTGGGAGCTTGTTAAGGCCCCGGTGATTGTCCCTCTTCTTCAGCTAGCGGTTTACATCTGCTTGCTAATGTCTCTCATGCTGTTATGTGAGAGGGTTTACATGGGAATCGTCATCGTCCTCGTCAAGCTCTTCTGGAAAAAACCTCACAAACGCTACAAGTTCGAGCCCATTCAAGATGATGAAGAGCTTGGAAGCTCTAACTTCCCTGTGGTCCTCGTCCAAATCCCCATGTTCAACGAACGAGAG GTTTACAAGCTATCAATAGGAGCGGCGAGTGGACTATCGTGGCCGTCCGATCGTCTCGTGATTCAAGTGTTGGATGACTCAACAGATCCTACTGTTAAG CAAATGGTGGAGATGGAGTGTCAAAGATGGGCAAGTAAAGGAATCAATATAAGGTATCAAATCAGGGAGAATAGAGTTGGGTACAAGGCCGGTGCGTTGAAGGAAGGACTCAAACGCAGTTATGTCAAACATTGCGAGTATGTTGTTATCTTCGACGCTGATTTTCAGCCTGAACCTGATTTTCTTCGCCGTAGCATCCCATTTCTCGTCCACAATCCCAACATTGCCCTCGTACAGGCTCGATGGAGATTCG TGAATTCTGATGAATGTTTATTGACAAGGATGCAAGAAATGTCGCTGGACTACCATTTCACTGTTGAGCAAGAAGTCGGTTCATCAACACATGCTTTCTTCGGCTTCAAcg gaaCCGCCGGAATATGGAGAATAGCGGCGATAAATGAAGCCGGCGGGTGGAAAGATAGGACCACCGTGGAAGACATGGACCTCGCTGTCCGAGCAAGTCTCCGTGGCTGGAAATTTCTCTACCTCGGTGACCTTCAG gTGAAAAGTGAGCTACCAAGTACTTTTAGAGCCTTCCGTTTCCAGCAACATAGATGGTCTTGTGGACCTGCAAATCTCTTTAGGAAAATGGTTATGGAGATCATTAGAAACAAG AAAGTGAGGTTCTGGAAGAAAGTGTATGTGATCTACAGCTTCTTCTTTGTGAGGAAAGTCATTGCACATTGGGTCACATTTTGTTTCTACTGCGTTGTTCTTCCTCTGACCATTCTTGTCCCTGAAGTTAAAGTTCCAATTTGGGGTTCCGTTTACATCCCTTCCATCATCACTGTCCTCAACTCCGTGGGCACTCCCAG GTCGATTCATCTGCTGTTCTATTGGATCCTATTTGAGAATGTGATGTCGCTGCACCGGACAAAGGCCACTCTCATTGGTCTGTTTGAGGCAGGTAGAGCTAACGAATGGGTCGTGACTGCTAAGCTTGGAAGCGGTCAAAGCGCTAAAGGGAATACAAAAGGGCTTAAAAAGTTCCCAAGAATCTTCAAACTGCCTGATCG ATTGAATACATTGGAGCTTGGATTTGCGGCGTTCTTGTTCGTGTGTGGATGCTATGACTATGCTCACGGGAAGAACAATTACTTCATCTACTTGTTTCTTCAGACCATGTCATTCTTCATCAGTGGGCTTGGCTGGATTGGGACATATGTCCCGAGTTAG
- the LOC103845528 gene encoding AP-2 complex subunit alpha-1 isoform X1 produces the protein MTGMRGLSVFISDIRNCQNKEAERLRVDKELGNIRTCFKNEKVLTPYKKKKYVWKMLYIHMLGYDVDFGHMEAVSLISAPKYPEKQVGYIVTSCLLNENHDFLKLAINTVRNDIIGRNETFQCLALTLVGNIGGRDFAESLAPDVQKLLISSSCRPLVRKKAALCLLRLFRKNPDAINVDGWADRMTQLLDERDLGVLTSSTSLLVALVSNNHEAYSSCLPKCVKILERLARNQDVPQEYTYYGIPSPWLQVKAMRALQYFPTIEDPSTRKSLFEVLQRILMGTDVVKNVNKNNASHAVLFEALSLVIHLDAEKEMMSQCVALLGKFISVREPNIRYLGLENMTRMLMVTDVQDVIKKHQSQIITSLKDPDISIRRRALDLLYGMCDVSNAKDIVEELLQYLSTAEFSMREELSLKAAILAEKFAPDLSWYVDVILQLIDKAGDFVSDDIWFRVVQFVTNNEDLQPYAASKAREYLDKIAIHETMVKVSAYILGEYGHLLARQPGCSASELFSILHEKLPTVSTPTIPILLSTYAKLLMHTQPRDPELEKKVWAVFKKYESCIDVEIQQRAVEYFELSKKGAAFMDVLAEMPKFPERQSSLIKKAEVVEDTADQSAIKLRAQQQPSNALVLADPQPVSGAPPPLKIPSQEPQSVARSISQPNGTSSNTDPQAPSPDLLSDLLGPLAIEAPPGVVSTEQHGPTGTEGVPDEVDGSAIVPVGEQTNNVEVIGNIAERFHALCLKDSGVLYEDPYIQIGIKAEWRGHHGRLVLFLGNKSTNPLTSVQALILPPAHLKLELSPVPDTIPPRAQVQSPLEVMNIRPSRDVAVLDFSYKLGTIVVGAKLRIPAVLNKFLQPLQLTSEEFFPQWRALSGPPLKLQEVVRGVRPLALPEMANLFNSFRVTICPGLDPNPNNLVASTTFYSETTGAMLCLARIETDPADRTQLRMTVGSGDPTLTFELKEFIKEQLIAIPMGSRALVPAAAPPPPVAQPPSPAALADDPGAMLAGLL, from the exons ATGACCGGAATGAGAGGACTCTCCGTTTTCATCAGCGACATTCGTAATTGCCAGAACAAGGAGGCGGAGCGACTCCGAGTTGATAAGGAGCTGGGTAACATACGCACGTGCTTCAAAAACGAGAAG GTTTTGACACcatataaaaagaagaaatatgtCTGGAAGAtgctatatatacatatgcTAGGTTACGATGTGGATTTTGGCCATATGGAGGCGGTTTCTCTTATCTCTGCTCCAAAGTATCCAGAAAAGCAG GTTGGCTACATTGTTACATCATGCTTGCTCAACGAGAACCATGATTTTTTGAAGTTGGCAATAAATACAGTGCGGAACGATATAATTGGTCGGAATGAGACTTTCCAGTGCCTGGCATTGACTTTG GTTGGAAATATTGGTGGGAGAGATTTTGCGGAATCATTGGCACCTGATGTTCAAAAGCTGCTT ATTTCTAGCAGCTGCAGACCGCTCGTAAGGAAAAAAGCGGCATTGTGCCTACTGCGCTTGTTCAGGAAAAATCCTGATGCCATCAACGTTGATGGCTG GGCGGATCGTATGACACAACTTTTGGATGAACGGGATCTCGGTGTCTTGACATCCTCGACAAGTCTTCTTGTAGCTTTGGTATCAAATAATCATGAGGCATATTCGAGTTGTCTACCTAAGTGTGTCAAAATATTGGAGCGCCTTGCTAGGAACCAGGACGTGCCTCAGGAGTACACATACTACGGCATCCCATCTCCGTGGCTCCAG GTTAAGGCGATGAGGGCTCTTCAGTATTTTCCAACCATTGAAGATCCCAGTACCAGAAAATCTCTTTTCGAG GTCCTTCAGCGGATATTAATGGGGACAGATGTTGTAAAAAATGTGAATAAGAACAATGCATCTCACGCTGTGCTGTTTGAAGCTCTATCCCTG GTCATCCATCTTGATGCTGAGAAGGAAATGATGTCACAGTGTGTTGCTCTTCTTGGAAAGTTTATTTCTGTCCGTGAGCCCAACATCAGATATCTAGGCTTG GAGAACATGACACGAATGCTAATGGTCACCGATGTCCAAGATGTCATAAAGAAGCATCAGTCTCAGATAATCACCTCCTTAAAAGACCCCGACATCAG TATTCGTAGACGTGCTCTTGATTTGCTCTATGGGATGTGCGATGTGTCAAATGCAAAGGATATAGTCGAAGAGTTGTTGCAG TATCTTAGCACAGCAGAGTTTTCCATGCGTGAGGAATTATCACTTAAAGCTGCCATTCTTGCTGAAAAGTTTGCTCCTGATCTATCATG GTATGTAGATGTGATCCTTCAATTGATCGATAAGGCTGGGGATTTTGTTAGCGATGACATTTGGTTTCGTGTGGTTCAGTTTGTAACAAATAATGAAGACCTTCag CCTTACGCCGCATCAAAAGCAAGAGAATATTTGGACAAGATTGCCATACATGAGACAATGGTGAAG GTCAGTGCTTATATACTGGGGGAGTATGGCCACCTTCTAGCTAGACAACCTGGATGCAGTGCAAGCGAACTCTTTAGCATCTTACATGAGAAGCTTCCCACAGTATC gACTCCCACCATTCCTATTCTTCTTTCCACTTATGCAAAGCTTCTTATGCACACTCAACCCCGGGATCCAGAACTGGAAAAGAAAGTTTGGGCTGTATTCAAGAA GTACGAGAGTTGTATTGATGTGGAGATACAACAAAGGGCAGTGGAATACTTTGAATTGAGTAAAAAGGGTGCTGCCTTTATGGATGTATTGGCTGAGATGCCGAAATTTCCGGAACGTCAg TCGTCATTGATTAAAAAGGCAGAAGTTGTTGAAGATACCGCAGACCAGAGTGCCATCAAGCTTAGAGCACAGCAACAGCCTTCAAATGCTTTGGTTTTGGCTGACCCACAGCCTGTTAGTGGGGCACCCCCACCTTTGAAGATTCCAAGT CAGGAACCCCAGTCAGTAGCCCGATCTATCTCTCAGCCGAATGGAACTTCAAGTAATACAGATCCACAAGCTCCATCACCAGATCTCCTTAGCGACCTTCTTGGTCCTCTTGCTATAGAGGCTCCACCTGGAGTTGTGTCAACTGAACAGCACGGTCCCACTGGAACAGAAGGAGTTCCAGATGAAGTGGATGGTTCCGCCATTGTACCTGTTGGAGAGCAAACAAACAATGTGGAG GTCATAGGAAATATTGCTGAGAGATTTCATGCTTTATGTTTGAAAGACAGTGGTGTCTTATACGAGGATCCTTATATCCAG ATCGGCATCAAAGCTGAATGGAGAGGACACCATGGGAGACTTGTCCTCTTCTTGGGAAACAAGAGCACTAATCCACTTACATCAGTCCAAGCTCTAATACTACCCCCTGCCCATTTAAAATTGGAACTGTCTCCAGTACCTGATACAATTCCTCCTCGAGCACAA GTACAATCTCCACTTGAAGTGATGAACATCCGCCCTAGCAGAGATGTCGCGGTTTTGGATTTCTCGTACAAGCTTGGTACAATCGTG GTTGGTGCCAAACTCCGGATCCCAGCAGTCTTGAATAAGTTTCTTCAACCTCTACAATTGACATCTGAAGAGTTCTTCCCGCAATGGAGAGCACTTTCAGGACCACCCTTGAAACTTCAGGAAGTT GTAAGAGGTGTAAGACCTCTAGCTCTTCCGGAAATGGCGAACCTGTTCAACAGTTTCCGGGTGACAATATGCCCTGGGCTT GATCCGAACCCTAATAATCTAGTGGCAAGCACAACCTTCTACTCTGAAACTACAGGAGCCATGCTCTGTTTG gcAAGAATTGAAACAGACCCAGCAGACAGAACCCAACTGCGAATGACAGTAGGCTCAGGAGATCCTACCCTTACATTCGA GTTGAAAGAATTCATCAAGGAACAACTAATTGCTATTCCAATGGGATCTCGAGCTCTAGTTCCAGCAGCAGCACCACCACCACCTGTAGCTCAACCGCCTAGCCCAGCGGCCTTAGCTGATGATCCAGGAGCTATGCTTGCTGGTTTACTATAA
- the LOC103845528 gene encoding AP-2 complex subunit alpha-1 isoform X3 — protein MTGMRGLSVFISDIRNCQNKEAERLRVDKELGNIRTCFKNEKVLTPYKKKKYVWKMLYIHMLGYDVDFGHMEAVSLISAPKYPEKQVGYIVTSCLLNENHDFLKLAINTVRNDIIGRNETFQCLALTLVGNIGGRDFAESLAPDVQKLLISSSCRPLVRKKAALCLLRLFRKNPDAINVDGWADRMTQLLDERDLGVLTSSTSLLVALVSNNHEAYSSCLPKCVKILERLARNQDVPQEYTYYGIPSPWLQVKAMRALQYFPTIEDPSTRKSLFEVLQRILMGTDVVKNVNKNNASHAVLFEALSLVIHLDAEKEMMSQCVALLGKFISVREPNIRYLGLENMTRMLMVTDVQDVIKKHQSQIITSLKDPDISIRRRALDLLYGMCDVSNAKDIVEELLQYLSTAEFSMREELSLKAAILAEKFAPDLSWYVDVILQLIDKAGDFVSDDIWFRVVQFVTNNEDLQPYAASKAREYLDKIAIHETMVKVSAYILGEYGHLLARQPGCSASELFSILHEKLPTVSTPTIPILLSTYAKLLMHTQPRDPELEKKVWAVFKKYESCIDVEIQQRAVEYFELSKKGAAFMDVLAEMPKFPERQSSLIKKAEVVEDTADQSAIKLRAQQQPSNALVLADPQPVSGAPPPLKIPSQEPQSVARSISQPNGTSSNTDPQAPSPDLLSDLLGPLAIEAPPGVVSTEQHGPTGTEGVPDEVDGSAIVPVGEQTNNVEVIGNIAERFHALCLKDSGVLYEDPYIQIGIKAEWRGHHGRLVLFLGNKSTNPLTSVQALILPPAHLKLELSPVPDTIPPRAQVQSPLEVMNIRPSRDVAVLDFSYKLGTIVGAKLRIPAVLNKFLQPLQLTSEEFFPQWRALSGPPLKLQEVVRGVRPLALPEMANLFNSFRVTICPGLDPNPNNLVASTTFYSETTGAMLCLARIETDPADRTQLRMTVGSGDPTLTFELKEFIKEQLIAIPMGSRALVPAAAPPPPVAQPPSPAALADDPGAMLAGLL, from the exons ATGACCGGAATGAGAGGACTCTCCGTTTTCATCAGCGACATTCGTAATTGCCAGAACAAGGAGGCGGAGCGACTCCGAGTTGATAAGGAGCTGGGTAACATACGCACGTGCTTCAAAAACGAGAAG GTTTTGACACcatataaaaagaagaaatatgtCTGGAAGAtgctatatatacatatgcTAGGTTACGATGTGGATTTTGGCCATATGGAGGCGGTTTCTCTTATCTCTGCTCCAAAGTATCCAGAAAAGCAG GTTGGCTACATTGTTACATCATGCTTGCTCAACGAGAACCATGATTTTTTGAAGTTGGCAATAAATACAGTGCGGAACGATATAATTGGTCGGAATGAGACTTTCCAGTGCCTGGCATTGACTTTG GTTGGAAATATTGGTGGGAGAGATTTTGCGGAATCATTGGCACCTGATGTTCAAAAGCTGCTT ATTTCTAGCAGCTGCAGACCGCTCGTAAGGAAAAAAGCGGCATTGTGCCTACTGCGCTTGTTCAGGAAAAATCCTGATGCCATCAACGTTGATGGCTG GGCGGATCGTATGACACAACTTTTGGATGAACGGGATCTCGGTGTCTTGACATCCTCGACAAGTCTTCTTGTAGCTTTGGTATCAAATAATCATGAGGCATATTCGAGTTGTCTACCTAAGTGTGTCAAAATATTGGAGCGCCTTGCTAGGAACCAGGACGTGCCTCAGGAGTACACATACTACGGCATCCCATCTCCGTGGCTCCAG GTTAAGGCGATGAGGGCTCTTCAGTATTTTCCAACCATTGAAGATCCCAGTACCAGAAAATCTCTTTTCGAG GTCCTTCAGCGGATATTAATGGGGACAGATGTTGTAAAAAATGTGAATAAGAACAATGCATCTCACGCTGTGCTGTTTGAAGCTCTATCCCTG GTCATCCATCTTGATGCTGAGAAGGAAATGATGTCACAGTGTGTTGCTCTTCTTGGAAAGTTTATTTCTGTCCGTGAGCCCAACATCAGATATCTAGGCTTG GAGAACATGACACGAATGCTAATGGTCACCGATGTCCAAGATGTCATAAAGAAGCATCAGTCTCAGATAATCACCTCCTTAAAAGACCCCGACATCAG TATTCGTAGACGTGCTCTTGATTTGCTCTATGGGATGTGCGATGTGTCAAATGCAAAGGATATAGTCGAAGAGTTGTTGCAG TATCTTAGCACAGCAGAGTTTTCCATGCGTGAGGAATTATCACTTAAAGCTGCCATTCTTGCTGAAAAGTTTGCTCCTGATCTATCATG GTATGTAGATGTGATCCTTCAATTGATCGATAAGGCTGGGGATTTTGTTAGCGATGACATTTGGTTTCGTGTGGTTCAGTTTGTAACAAATAATGAAGACCTTCag CCTTACGCCGCATCAAAAGCAAGAGAATATTTGGACAAGATTGCCATACATGAGACAATGGTGAAG GTCAGTGCTTATATACTGGGGGAGTATGGCCACCTTCTAGCTAGACAACCTGGATGCAGTGCAAGCGAACTCTTTAGCATCTTACATGAGAAGCTTCCCACAGTATC gACTCCCACCATTCCTATTCTTCTTTCCACTTATGCAAAGCTTCTTATGCACACTCAACCCCGGGATCCAGAACTGGAAAAGAAAGTTTGGGCTGTATTCAAGAA GTACGAGAGTTGTATTGATGTGGAGATACAACAAAGGGCAGTGGAATACTTTGAATTGAGTAAAAAGGGTGCTGCCTTTATGGATGTATTGGCTGAGATGCCGAAATTTCCGGAACGTCAg TCGTCATTGATTAAAAAGGCAGAAGTTGTTGAAGATACCGCAGACCAGAGTGCCATCAAGCTTAGAGCACAGCAACAGCCTTCAAATGCTTTGGTTTTGGCTGACCCACAGCCTGTTAGTGGGGCACCCCCACCTTTGAAGATTCCAAGT CAGGAACCCCAGTCAGTAGCCCGATCTATCTCTCAGCCGAATGGAACTTCAAGTAATACAGATCCACAAGCTCCATCACCAGATCTCCTTAGCGACCTTCTTGGTCCTCTTGCTATAGAGGCTCCACCTGGAGTTGTGTCAACTGAACAGCACGGTCCCACTGGAACAGAAGGAGTTCCAGATGAAGTGGATGGTTCCGCCATTGTACCTGTTGGAGAGCAAACAAACAATGTGGAG GTCATAGGAAATATTGCTGAGAGATTTCATGCTTTATGTTTGAAAGACAGTGGTGTCTTATACGAGGATCCTTATATCCAG ATCGGCATCAAAGCTGAATGGAGAGGACACCATGGGAGACTTGTCCTCTTCTTGGGAAACAAGAGCACTAATCCACTTACATCAGTCCAAGCTCTAATACTACCCCCTGCCCATTTAAAATTGGAACTGTCTCCAGTACCTGATACAATTCCTCCTCGAGCACAA GTACAATCTCCACTTGAAGTGATGAACATCCGCCCTAGCAGAGATGTCGCGGTTTTGGATTTCTCGTACAAGCTTGGTACAATC GTTGGTGCCAAACTCCGGATCCCAGCAGTCTTGAATAAGTTTCTTCAACCTCTACAATTGACATCTGAAGAGTTCTTCCCGCAATGGAGAGCACTTTCAGGACCACCCTTGAAACTTCAGGAAGTT GTAAGAGGTGTAAGACCTCTAGCTCTTCCGGAAATGGCGAACCTGTTCAACAGTTTCCGGGTGACAATATGCCCTGGGCTT GATCCGAACCCTAATAATCTAGTGGCAAGCACAACCTTCTACTCTGAAACTACAGGAGCCATGCTCTGTTTG gcAAGAATTGAAACAGACCCAGCAGACAGAACCCAACTGCGAATGACAGTAGGCTCAGGAGATCCTACCCTTACATTCGA GTTGAAAGAATTCATCAAGGAACAACTAATTGCTATTCCAATGGGATCTCGAGCTCTAGTTCCAGCAGCAGCACCACCACCACCTGTAGCTCAACCGCCTAGCCCAGCGGCCTTAGCTGATGATCCAGGAGCTATGCTTGCTGGTTTACTATAA